Proteins from a genomic interval of Nitrospirota bacterium:
- a CDS encoding glycosyltransferase family 2 protein — MVSYNRKEDVWEGLVRLLNQKYTALEIIVVENGSDDGTAEMVRREFHTVRLISLHENTGVSAYNVGFKSACGKYILILDDDSFPEDGAIEKMVGKFEHDPLLGIAAFDVRDYYNYRETTGDTSLKPRQEAVSAENYMMSFNGAGAGIRKEIIDITGGYPDEFFLYFNETDLALRVLNLGFKIEFFPDLVSYHKNSPSNRDSTRAPFYYTRNLFWVFWKNYPQSLMWANTFKLIYHCLYYSMEQRTGVYLKSLADAVGGLGHILKKRAPVKKEVAKNMRIHITSPFTMYR, encoded by the coding sequence ATGGTATCGTATAACCGTAAGGAGGATGTCTGGGAGGGGCTTGTCAGGCTTTTAAATCAAAAATATACCGCTTTGGAAATCATCGTTGTGGAAAACGGCTCCGACGACGGTACGGCAGAGATGGTTAGAAGAGAGTTTCACACAGTGCGGCTTATCAGCCTGCACGAAAACACCGGAGTTTCCGCCTATAATGTGGGATTTAAATCAGCCTGCGGCAAGTATATACTGATTCTTGACGATGACAGTTTTCCCGAGGACGGGGCAATAGAGAAAATGGTCGGAAAGTTTGAACATGACCCCCTGCTTGGCATTGCTGCCTTTGACGTCAGGGATTATTATAATTACAGAGAGACTACAGGGGACACAAGCCTCAAACCCCGGCAGGAGGCCGTTTCGGCTGAAAATTATATGATGTCTTTTAACGGGGCAGGAGCAGGCATCAGAAAGGAAATAATAGACATCACTGGAGGTTATCCTGATGAGTTTTTCCTCTACTTTAATGAAACCGATCTTGCCCTCAGAGTGCTTAATCTTGGATTTAAAATCGAGTTTTTCCCTGACCTTGTCTCCTACCACAAGAACTCGCCGTCAAACAGAGACTCCACCAGGGCGCCGTTTTATTATACAAGAAATCTGTTTTGGGTGTTTTGGAAAAATTACCCCCAGTCTCTTATGTGGGCAAATACTTTTAAGCTGATATACCACTGCCTGTACTACTCGATGGAACAAAGGACAGGGGTTTATTTAAAGTCGCTTGCAGATGCGGTGGGAGGCCTTGGGCACATACTAAAAAAACGTGCGCCTGTAAAAAAAGAGGTTGCAAAAAACATGCGCATACATATAACCTCGCCATTTACAATGTACAGGTAG
- the pseG gene encoding UDP-2,4-diacetamido-2,4,6-trideoxy-beta-L-altropyranose hydrolase yields MITSKTTVFRADSSKETGTGHVMRCLALAEALADKDFDIVFITYCQSDALIERLEGEGFRVYRLKNYYPSTDSIDESIGYLKQFKDCWVVCDGVLFDNKYYEIIKSLGFKLLVTDDMAHEPFYSADIVLNQNLHGLDLKYNCAPGTRLLLGNEFVILRREFLKFIGIKKQFNSGLTRILITLGGMDSNNYTEKILLMIKDMLCANQVKELLELTVVTGGGNKNADRIRAIEMPVQTICLHNVTNMPELMYTHDIAITSGGTTVWELAFMGVPSIVGRTAPIEDYLVNGLRKFGLFADAGWFETLTREDLIEVLLPLIHDKELQEQMSVKAQSLIDGRALNKLVHYLSL; encoded by the coding sequence ATGATAACCTCAAAAACTACAGTTTTCCGGGCTGACTCCTCCAAAGAAACCGGAACAGGACATGTGATGAGGTGTCTTGCTCTTGCCGAGGCGCTTGCAGACAAAGACTTTGATATTGTTTTTATAACCTATTGCCAATCCGATGCCTTAATCGAAAGATTAGAAGGTGAGGGATTTAGAGTTTACCGCCTTAAAAATTACTACCCTTCCACTGACAGCATTGATGAATCTATCGGATATTTAAAACAATTTAAAGACTGCTGGGTGGTGTGTGACGGAGTGTTATTTGACAATAAATACTATGAAATAATAAAAAGCCTTGGGTTTAAACTCCTTGTGACAGATGATATGGCACATGAGCCGTTTTACAGTGCTGATATAGTGTTAAACCAAAATCTTCATGGATTAGATTTAAAATACAACTGTGCCCCCGGCACAAGGCTACTGCTGGGAAACGAGTTTGTTATATTAAGGCGGGAATTTTTAAAATTTATCGGGATTAAAAAGCAATTTAACAGCGGTCTGACCCGGATTTTAATAACTCTCGGTGGCATGGACTCAAATAACTACACTGAGAAAATACTGCTTATGATAAAAGACATGCTTTGCGCTAATCAGGTAAAAGAGTTGCTTGAGCTTACCGTAGTAACAGGTGGCGGCAATAAAAATGCCGACAGAATAAGAGCAATTGAGATGCCTGTACAGACAATATGTCTGCATAATGTTACCAACATGCCGGAACTGATGTACACTCATGACATAGCAATAACAAGCGGGGGAACAACGGTGTGGGAACTGGCCTTTATGGGTGTCCCCTCAATTGTCGGACGTACCGCTCCGATAGAGGATTATTTGGTAAATGGTTTGCGTAAATTTGGCCTCTTTGCAGACGCAGGGTGGTTTGAAACCCTTACGAGGGAGGATTTAATCGAAGTTCTCTTACCGCTGATACATGATAAAGAGTTACAAGAGCAGATGAGTGTGAAAGCACAGAGCTTGATTGACGGCAGGGCGCTAAATAAGTTAGTTCATTATCTGTCTTTATGA
- a CDS encoding DUF4412 domain-containing protein: MLKRILVSFMFILSFSAVSYAMDFSADVFFSGKGGEKTEGKIFFSKDKVRMDMKTHGNMTSINRMDKKVSWIIFHDKKMYMESPMHDNADNPMSGGKTRKPMLDEKVAGEVSRKEVGTETIDGHPCTKYLITYKSGAKQDEIYQWLAKDIMFPVKTAAVDGSWTQEYKNIKTGPQPADTFEVPSGYSKMQMPSMGDMKQHR, encoded by the coding sequence ATGCTTAAGAGAATTTTAGTGAGTTTTATGTTTATACTGTCGTTTTCAGCCGTCTCGTATGCTATGGACTTTTCGGCTGATGTGTTTTTCTCAGGTAAGGGTGGTGAAAAGACTGAAGGCAAGATATTTTTTTCAAAAGACAAAGTCAGAATGGATATGAAAACCCATGGAAATATGACCTCAATTAACAGAATGGACAAAAAAGTCAGTTGGATAATTTTTCATGACAAGAAAATGTATATGGAATCTCCTATGCACGACAATGCTGACAACCCGATGAGTGGTGGAAAAACAAGAAAACCTATGCTTGATGAAAAAGTAGCCGGTGAAGTCAGCAGAAAAGAGGTTGGCACAGAAACCATAGACGGCCATCCCTGCACTAAGTACCTGATTACCTATAAGTCCGGCGCAAAACAGGATGAGATATATCAGTGGTTGGCTAAAGACATTATGTTTCCTGTTAAAACCGCTGCTGTGGACGGCTCATGGACCCAAGAGTACAAAAATATCAAAACCGGCCCTCAGCCAGCAGATACTTTCGAGGTTCCCTCCGGTTACAGCAAAATGCAAATGCCCTCTATGGGGGATATGAAGCAACACCGGTAA
- a CDS encoding tetratricopeptide repeat protein has product MITNFSAKRWLQIFLIVIVCVLSYSNSLNCPFTFDDAYLEQYKSLNIDTHNLTNTLISVLWSQRYLPVATFALNYKLHGFKTPGYHIVNLIIHILTAILLYWFVVFTFRSPKLQDTFSENTVSLLAFFTSAIFSVHPLSVMSVTFIVQRFTSLAAMFYILTMVLYAKYRVASNKEGKATRYYIFSVCAALISTRTKEIVVTLPVIIFIYEYMFFQDSLKKKLIRCLPFFIIIPIVFNTSFKQGLLDTIGVLNAWRMASVTENVDKTQKGRWVTFSHNKEALAALKEGPAAAMKVHTWKEHALTQLRVTCSYMRMLVLPYKLAPIYFYTASRTFWEPAVLASLSFLIFIVLLSIFLFFTYNQTETSIRAVSLLVPFGMFWFLLNILPQSAVRPADNYEIFDYRTYLPSIGFIFACVTMVFYLFGEKRQKYVAVLLTFILIVFAILTYKRNSYWKTEERLWQENIRNYPLNPIPHINLANAYLSMEKYGQAIKEFRASIELDPFYVKGYNNIGYIYIKLGDKDKAEEEFRKALRVQPSYAEAHHNLGNLFLDKGLEDKAMLEYSLEASFDLYPADAYMGMAGIYFKKGLLNEALKSYKKAIANRHGFPEAHFSLGTVYDRLGNADEAIKEFQIAIKQRPGYVSALMNIGNIYLRQGFYGDAMRQFQEVLAFKPDSAEAHAGIANVYADAGQPDSAVNEYLKAIELKPDVSEFHNNLGTVYQTKGLFKQASDEYRRALAIEPKNINARENLQSLPENFRNNDAETK; this is encoded by the coding sequence TTGATAACGAATTTTTCAGCTAAACGTTGGCTGCAGATATTTTTGATTGTAATAGTCTGCGTCCTTTCTTATTCAAACTCATTAAACTGTCCTTTTACTTTTGATGATGCATATCTGGAACAATACAAATCTCTGAATATAGATACGCATAATTTAACAAATACTCTTATAAGTGTGCTGTGGTCCCAACGATACCTGCCCGTAGCCACATTTGCGTTAAATTATAAATTGCACGGCTTTAAAACGCCAGGGTATCATATTGTAAATCTGATAATACATATTCTGACAGCTATTTTACTTTACTGGTTTGTTGTATTTACTTTCAGAAGTCCTAAACTTCAAGACACATTTAGTGAAAATACAGTGTCGCTGTTGGCATTTTTCACATCAGCTATATTTTCAGTACATCCTCTTTCAGTCATGTCTGTTACATTTATAGTTCAAAGATTTACCTCGCTTGCCGCTATGTTTTATATCCTCACTATGGTGTTATACGCTAAGTACCGGGTTGCTTCCAATAAGGAGGGCAAAGCCACACGTTATTATATTTTCTCTGTGTGCGCTGCCTTAATTTCCACGCGTACGAAGGAGATTGTAGTCACTCTTCCTGTAATTATATTCATATATGAGTATATGTTTTTTCAAGACAGCTTAAAAAAGAAACTTATCCGCTGTTTGCCGTTTTTTATAATCATCCCGATTGTCTTTAATACTTCATTTAAGCAGGGATTATTAGATACTATTGGAGTGTTAAATGCCTGGAGGATGGCAAGTGTTACTGAAAATGTGGATAAGACTCAGAAGGGAAGGTGGGTAACATTCAGCCATAACAAGGAGGCGTTAGCGGCACTTAAGGAGGGACCTGCGGCAGCAATGAAAGTACACACGTGGAAAGAACATGCACTAACTCAGTTAAGGGTTACATGCTCGTACATGCGTATGCTTGTGCTGCCGTACAAACTTGCTCCAATATATTTTTATACTGCGTCCCGTACGTTTTGGGAACCTGCGGTTTTGGCCTCTCTTTCATTTTTAATTTTTATTGTCCTTTTATCAATATTTTTGTTTTTCACATATAATCAGACTGAAACCTCAATTCGTGCAGTGTCTTTGTTAGTTCCCTTTGGTATGTTTTGGTTTCTACTGAACATTTTACCGCAGTCAGCTGTCAGACCAGCCGATAACTATGAAATCTTTGATTACAGAACTTATTTGCCTTCAATAGGGTTTATTTTTGCCTGTGTTACGATGGTCTTTTATTTGTTTGGGGAGAAACGGCAAAAATACGTAGCTGTTTTGTTAACCTTTATACTCATAGTATTTGCCATATTAACTTATAAGAGAAACAGTTACTGGAAAACGGAGGAAAGGTTATGGCAGGAAAATATAAGGAATTATCCCCTTAATCCCATCCCTCACATAAATCTCGCTAATGCGTATCTTAGTATGGAAAAGTACGGCCAGGCAATAAAGGAGTTTAGGGCATCCATAGAGTTGGACCCTTTTTATGTTAAGGGGTATAATAATATCGGCTACATATACATTAAGCTTGGTGATAAGGATAAAGCGGAGGAGGAGTTTAGAAAGGCTCTCAGGGTACAACCTTCTTATGCCGAGGCGCATCACAACCTTGGCAACCTTTTTTTGGACAAAGGCCTGGAAGACAAAGCGATGCTTGAATACTCACTGGAGGCATCTTTTGATCTGTACCCGGCTGATGCTTACATGGGTATGGCAGGAATATATTTTAAAAAAGGATTACTTAACGAGGCATTAAAAAGTTATAAAAAAGCTATCGCTAATCGCCACGGCTTTCCTGAGGCACATTTCTCTTTAGGTACTGTTTACGACAGGCTTGGAAATGCTGACGAGGCGATAAAGGAATTTCAAATTGCGATAAAGCAACGCCCCGGATATGTTAGCGCACTCATGAACATTGGAAACATATATCTAAGACAGGGATTTTATGGAGATGCCATGAGACAATTTCAAGAGGTTCTTGCGTTTAAACCTGACAGTGCAGAGGCTCACGCTGGCATCGCCAATGTGTATGCCGATGCCGGTCAGCCTGACAGCGCAGTAAATGAGTATTTAAAAGCAATAGAGCTTAAACCTGACGTATCAGAGTTTCACAACAACCTTGGTACCGTGTATCAAACCAAAGGGCTGTTTAAACAGGCGTCTGATGAGTACAGGAGGGCGTTGGCAATAGAGCCCAAAAATATCAATGCCAGAGAGAATCTTCAATCCCTACCTGAGAATTTTAGAAATAATGACGCTGAGACTAAATGA
- a CDS encoding prolipoprotein diacylglyceryl transferase has translation MAYPQIKPYLFKIGPLQVRWYGLMYLIGFVLSYLIVQREMKRRKTGIKPEDVENLYVYLILSLVLGARLGYVLFYNLSWYINNPWSVFAVWQGGMSFHGGLVGCLTGAYLFCKARKLDFVVVCDIVALTVPMGLALGRLGNFINGELYGRVTDVPWAMVFPGGGPMPRHPSQLYELLLEGVVSFVILWSLKDRIEKRGITISLFVFLYGVFRFTVEFFREPDPQLGLFFGLISMGQILSSLMVIAGLSGLFIFKRKKY, from the coding sequence TTGGCATATCCGCAAATAAAGCCATATTTATTTAAAATCGGGCCGCTTCAAGTAAGATGGTACGGCCTTATGTATCTTATCGGCTTTGTCCTGTCTTACTTAATAGTGCAGAGGGAGATGAAGCGCAGAAAGACAGGCATTAAACCGGAGGATGTTGAAAATCTGTACGTTTATCTGATTCTATCTCTGGTTTTGGGAGCGAGGCTTGGTTATGTATTGTTTTACAATCTTTCCTGGTACATCAATAACCCATGGAGTGTGTTTGCAGTGTGGCAGGGAGGAATGTCATTTCATGGCGGCCTCGTAGGGTGTTTAACGGGAGCGTATTTATTTTGCAAAGCAAGGAAACTGGATTTTGTTGTTGTTTGTGACATTGTTGCACTAACAGTACCAATGGGGCTAGCGCTGGGCAGGCTTGGCAATTTTATAAACGGTGAGCTTTATGGCCGTGTAACCGACGTGCCCTGGGCTATGGTGTTTCCCGGTGGCGGCCCAATGCCACGCCATCCGTCTCAACTGTATGAGCTGCTCCTTGAAGGAGTGGTTTCATTTGTAATCTTATGGTCATTAAAGGACCGAATAGAAAAACGCGGTATAACTATCTCACTATTTGTATTTCTTTACGGGGTTTTTAGATTTACTGTGGAATTTTTCAGAGAACCAGACCCCCAGTTAGGACTGTTTTTCGGCCTTATCAGTATGGGACAGATACTGTCCTCACTTATGGTGATTGCAGGGTTATCCGGCTTGTTTATATTTAAAAGAAAGAAATACTGA
- the tkt gene encoding transketolase, producing the protein MERVDELCVNTIRMLAIDAVQRANSGHPGMPMGDADMAYVLWTKFLKHNPKDTVWPNRDRFILSAGHGSMMLYSLLHLTGYNISIDDIKNFRKMDTCTPGHPEYCLSTGVEVSTGPLGYGFAVGVGMAMAEKYLADTFNRPGFDLIDYNIYGIVSDGDLMEGVSYEASSIAGHLQLGKLIYLYSSNKTTIDGSTDLTFTEDVGMRFESQRWHVQYADGYDHGELYKVIENAKAEKNRPSIIIVKTHLGYGSPNKQDSADIHGAPLGPDEVKATKAHFNWPDEEFHVPKEALELCRSAVKNGEKLQNLWLDLFERYRQAFPKEAELWDTFMSGKINVDLGALLPVYEPGKSVATRTASGAVVNALSDTLLNLLGGSADLSPSNQTFLKNKPVFAPGESGRNIHFGIREFSMASIATGIALSRCLIPYVGTYLVFSSYMLPSVRMTAMMGLKVIFILTHDSIGVGEDGPSHHPVEQLTTLRAIPELTVIRPADANETVLSWQYILQHGYGTTALILTRQNVPVIDRNKYAKARGIYKGAYVLADSGKPPELILIASGSEVHCTLEAYEKLVKEGVAVRIVNMASFELFDKQLDDYKNQVLPPHVEKRIAVEAGSSLSWYKYVGLKGKVIGVDRFGLSAPSSVLFEHFGFTAENILKAARELLKA; encoded by the coding sequence ATGGAGAGAGTAGATGAGCTATGTGTCAACACAATAAGGATGCTGGCTATAGATGCGGTACAAAGGGCTAATTCAGGACATCCCGGCATGCCTATGGGTGATGCTGACATGGCTTACGTGTTGTGGACAAAGTTTTTAAAACATAACCCAAAGGATACCGTATGGCCTAATAGAGACAGATTTATACTTTCTGCCGGACATGGGTCTATGATGTTGTATAGTTTGTTGCATCTAACCGGGTATAACATATCCATTGATGATATAAAGAATTTCCGTAAAATGGATACCTGTACTCCTGGACATCCGGAGTACTGTTTATCAACAGGGGTGGAGGTCTCAACCGGACCGCTTGGATATGGTTTTGCCGTAGGAGTGGGAATGGCAATGGCAGAGAAATATCTTGCCGATACGTTTAACCGGCCAGGTTTTGACCTGATAGACTACAACATCTATGGCATAGTCAGCGATGGTGATTTAATGGAGGGAGTTTCTTATGAGGCCTCCTCGATAGCCGGACACCTGCAACTTGGCAAACTGATCTATCTATACTCCTCAAATAAAACGACGATAGACGGCTCAACGGATTTAACGTTCACAGAGGATGTTGGTATGAGATTTGAGTCCCAGCGCTGGCACGTTCAGTACGCTGACGGCTATGACCATGGAGAGCTTTACAAGGTAATCGAAAATGCAAAGGCTGAAAAAAATCGCCCTTCTATCATAATTGTCAAAACTCACCTTGGGTATGGCAGCCCAAATAAACAAGACAGCGCAGATATTCACGGAGCGCCGCTTGGGCCCGATGAGGTTAAAGCCACAAAGGCACACTTTAACTGGCCGGATGAGGAGTTTCATGTACCCAAAGAGGCACTGGAACTCTGCCGTAGTGCTGTTAAGAATGGAGAGAAACTGCAAAACCTCTGGCTTGATTTGTTTGAGAGATATAGACAAGCCTTTCCTAAGGAGGCAGAGCTTTGGGATACCTTTATGAGCGGAAAAATAAACGTTGACCTTGGAGCGCTCCTTCCTGTCTATGAGCCCGGCAAGTCTGTAGCAACCCGTACAGCCTCAGGTGCCGTAGTGAATGCACTGTCTGATACACTTTTAAATTTGCTCGGCGGCTCGGCTGACCTTTCGCCTTCTAATCAGACATTTTTAAAGAACAAACCTGTTTTTGCGCCAGGGGAAAGCGGCCGCAACATTCACTTTGGAATACGGGAGTTTTCCATGGCCTCAATAGCTACCGGTATTGCCCTTAGCAGATGTTTGATTCCTTATGTGGGCACATATCTTGTGTTTTCAAGCTACATGTTGCCCTCTGTCAGGATGACCGCTATGATGGGGCTTAAGGTTATTTTTATACTTACTCACGACTCAATAGGGGTTGGTGAGGATGGCCCAAGCCACCACCCAGTGGAACAGTTAACTACCTTAAGAGCGATTCCTGAACTTACTGTTATTCGTCCGGCAGATGCCAATGAAACGGTGCTCTCATGGCAGTACATCCTTCAGCACGGATACGGCACAACAGCCCTCATCCTTACCCGTCAAAACGTGCCAGTTATTGATAGAAATAAGTATGCTAAAGCACGCGGCATTTACAAGGGTGCCTATGTCCTTGCCGATTCCGGAAAGCCCCCTGAGTTGATTCTTATAGCCTCAGGCTCAGAGGTTCATTGCACCCTTGAAGCCTACGAGAAGCTTGTCAAAGAAGGGGTGGCTGTCAGAATTGTAAATATGGCTTCTTTTGAGTTATTTGATAAACAGCTGGATGATTATAAGAATCAGGTGCTCCCCCCACACGTTGAAAAAAGAATAGCGGTTGAGGCAGGCTCCTCACTCTCCTGGTACAAGTATGTCGGACTTAAAGGCAAAGTAATCGGCGTTGACAGATTTGGGCTTTCAGCCCCGTCAAGCGTCTTGTTTGAACACTTCGGTTTTACTGCCGAAAATATCCTTAAAGCCGCAAGGGAGCTGCTTAAAGCCTAG
- a CDS encoding tetratricopeptide repeat protein: protein MQKKTRAFFEIIRYNARAHAVFFAALAAIGFIVYSNIFSVPFFFDDVNLNNYTSFTGWNSQRSLVVDTFVLNYKLGGHSVMGYHLANIILHIINAVLIYALLVLVQRTPYFEGKIKHSRLSPFFAAMVFVAHPISIQAVTLTIQRFTLLSTTLYLLAILLYTMWRLKEGRTATVYYILSLCVYLLSIRAKETVITLPAILFIYEFCFFKGDKHRRVIYILPYCVIASLIVVDYFKFSLFVESPDVPVQQNADVLRQNANLPSSQNFENRAQFLFTQLRVIVTYMRMLILPYGLTLIHHFTISKSFFDLKVVSSLIVIVFLAGTACYFFYKSHYDKKFMEMEPATMRLMSFWIAWFFITLLPQSSIISTQNWIILEHRVYLPAIGFTAVISALSAEIAKRQFRYITVYLPCAILIVTLCAVTYTNNSKWQSETSVWEDNARKEPLHHYVHILLGNVYLSNKRFDDAAKQYKIALKLKPDDPINHNNIGNIYLRNGDVNSAFSEFSEAIRLKPDYAEAHNNLGNVYIAKKDLEKAFAQFEKAVNIKKDYVEALNNLGNVYFKQGKPDEAFKYYEKAVKINPNSAETHSNLGAFYIQKGILNKAYEQYTLTLKLDPYNSNVKAYVDLLKQYR, encoded by the coding sequence ATGCAGAAAAAGACAAGAGCTTTCTTTGAAATAATTCGTTATAATGCAAGAGCACACGCTGTTTTTTTTGCTGCTCTCGCTGCTATTGGCTTTATAGTGTACTCAAATATTTTCAGTGTTCCGTTTTTCTTTGATGACGTCAACTTAAACAATTACACCTCTTTTACTGGTTGGAACTCCCAGCGCTCGCTGGTTGTGGACACGTTTGTTTTAAATTATAAGCTTGGCGGCCACAGTGTCATGGGATACCACCTTGCCAACATTATACTTCACATCATTAATGCTGTTTTAATCTACGCATTGTTGGTTCTTGTACAGAGAACTCCGTACTTTGAAGGCAAAATTAAACACAGCCGTCTATCCCCTTTTTTTGCAGCCATGGTTTTTGTTGCCCATCCGATATCCATACAGGCAGTTACTCTGACAATTCAACGCTTCACCCTGCTCTCCACTACTTTGTACCTTCTGGCTATATTGCTTTACACCATGTGGAGACTAAAGGAGGGGCGAACTGCCACGGTTTATTATATCCTCTCATTGTGTGTATATCTTTTGTCAATCAGAGCAAAGGAAACTGTTATCACTCTCCCTGCAATACTTTTTATCTACGAATTTTGTTTTTTTAAGGGAGACAAACACAGGCGTGTGATATATATTTTACCATATTGTGTAATTGCATCTTTAATCGTTGTTGATTATTTTAAATTCAGCCTTTTTGTTGAATCACCTGATGTCCCAGTGCAGCAAAACGCCGACGTGCTGCGGCAAAACGCTAATCTGCCTTCGTCTCAGAATTTTGAAAACAGAGCTCAGTTTCTGTTTACCCAGTTAAGGGTAATTGTAACCTACATGCGGATGCTCATACTGCCTTATGGTCTCACTCTAATCCACCATTTCACTATTTCCAAATCGTTTTTTGACTTAAAAGTGGTTTCTTCTCTGATAGTTATCGTATTTCTTGCCGGAACTGCCTGCTATTTTTTTTATAAATCACATTACGATAAAAAATTTATGGAAATGGAACCTGCTACAATGCGTCTCATGTCGTTTTGGATAGCATGGTTTTTTATTACACTTTTGCCTCAGTCAAGCATAATATCAACGCAGAACTGGATTATTCTTGAGCATCGGGTTTACCTGCCTGCAATTGGTTTTACAGCCGTGATTTCAGCTCTAAGCGCAGAGATTGCTAAAAGACAATTCCGGTATATTACTGTATATTTGCCTTGTGCTATTCTAATAGTAACACTGTGTGCTGTCACTTATACAAACAACTCAAAGTGGCAGAGTGAGACGTCAGTGTGGGAAGACAATGCCCGTAAGGAACCGCTCCATCATTATGTTCATATTCTTCTTGGCAATGTTTATCTGTCAAATAAACGTTTTGACGATGCAGCCAAACAATATAAAATAGCTTTGAAGCTAAAACCTGATGACCCGATAAACCATAATAACATCGGCAATATTTACCTTAGAAATGGGGATGTCAATTCTGCATTCAGTGAATTTTCAGAGGCAATAAGGCTTAAACCTGACTATGCCGAGGCTCACAACAATCTTGGGAATGTTTATATTGCTAAAAAAGACCTTGAAAAAGCATTTGCACAATTTGAAAAAGCTGTAAACATAAAGAAAGATTATGTGGAGGCACTGAATAATCTGGGAAACGTTTATTTTAAGCAAGGTAAACCTGATGAAGCATTTAAGTATTACGAAAAGGCTGTAAAAATAAATCCAAACTCAGCAGAAACCCACAGCAATCTGGGAGCATTTTATATCCAGAAAGGTATTCTTAACAAGGCTTATGAACAATACACTCTAACTCTTAAACTTGATCCTTATAATTCTAACGTAAAGGCTTATGTTGACCTTTTAAAGCAATATAGATAA
- a CDS encoding glycosyltransferase codes for MFKRFVYIGAENAFERGAIGTHMRGIVNAFHNSGNFRITFIGGKYHDEINDGGINADEIHILPVKRSSSMAGRMAACLRYSYSIIKTLKKIMRDGSDFYVYTRYSLYTTPVILTFLKKHGIKTIVEYNDVTTDVLLFEKNLKHAYSAGKFIRTSNLTIKTIQKLEAYSFKKTDLIVTMTEGLRRYIHSLTPNANVIVAHNATDIANINYTRGVDKNALREKLNLSSQYFYICYLGTITWWDGLGTLLEAMALLKHFNDIRLIMIGYGADLKLVQDTVKTLGLTDRVVFYPAMPFKQAFDYLIASDLAPVIKLIDTYEYTPIKYYEAMASATPIIANDILYINEVGKYRWGKVLPHPPTAKHMADAIEHFYNMRDSLDLMKDEILNYAETFHTWDRRAESVISAINEMSH; via the coding sequence GTGTTTAAACGGTTTGTCTATATAGGAGCAGAAAACGCATTTGAGCGCGGCGCTATAGGCACACATATGCGTGGGATTGTCAACGCCTTTCATAACTCCGGCAACTTTAGAATTACCTTTATCGGCGGCAAATACCATGATGAGATTAATGACGGAGGTATAAACGCTGATGAAATTCACATCCTGCCGGTTAAGAGAAGCTCCTCAATGGCAGGCCGTATGGCAGCGTGCCTCAGGTACTCTTACAGTATCATTAAAACTTTGAAAAAAATTATGCGAGATGGCAGCGATTTTTATGTGTACACCCGATACTCCCTTTACACCACTCCTGTGATTCTTACTTTTTTAAAAAAACACGGCATCAAAACCATTGTTGAATATAACGACGTAACAACAGACGTCTTACTTTTTGAAAAAAACCTTAAACACGCTTACTCAGCTGGAAAATTCATAAGAACCAGCAACTTAACAATTAAAACCATTCAAAAACTTGAGGCATACTCATTTAAAAAGACTGACCTTATTGTAACCATGACTGAAGGGCTCAGAAGATATATCCACAGCCTTACACCAAATGCTAATGTCATCGTTGCACACAATGCAACCGACATCGCAAATATCAACTACACCAGAGGTGTGGATAAAAATGCGCTTAGAGAAAAACTTAATTTATCCAGTCAATATTTTTACATATGCTATCTCGGCACTATAACCTGGTGGGACGGTCTTGGAACTTTGCTTGAAGCTATGGCTTTGCTAAAACACTTTAACGATATCAGATTGATTATGATTGGTTACGGAGCTGATTTAAAGCTCGTACAAGATACGGTTAAAACCCTTGGATTAACTGACAGAGTTGTGTTCTATCCTGCCATGCCGTTTAAACAGGCATTTGATTATCTGATAGCCTCAGACCTTGCGCCAGTTATCAAACTTATAGACACCTACGAATATACCCCCATTAAATACTATGAGGCAATGGCCTCGGCTACCCCAATAATAGCAAACGACATCCTTTATATAAATGAAGTTGGTAAATATCGCTGGGGAAAAGTTCTGCCGCACCCTCCAACGGCAAAACACATGGCTGACGCTATAGAACACTTTTACAATATGAGGGATTCACTGGATTTGATGAAAGATGAAATTCTAAACTATGCAGAAACTTTCCACACATGGGACAGGAGAGCGGAGTCTGTTATCAGTGCCATTAATGAGATGAGTCACTAA